Proteins from a genomic interval of Caulobacter sp. NIBR1757:
- a CDS encoding zf-TFIIB domain-containing protein yields MPLLMCPNDNSSMQKLVRDGVEIDMCPTCRGVWLDRGELEKILSGGREQQQDLSQDRERFTREVDTFHRDPEAWRRSHPYDDREKRHRYDDDYNYRKKKKGGFDLFDIFD; encoded by the coding sequence GTGCCCCTGCTGATGTGCCCCAACGACAACAGTTCCATGCAGAAGCTCGTCCGAGACGGCGTCGAGATCGACATGTGCCCGACCTGCCGGGGCGTTTGGCTGGATCGCGGCGAGCTGGAGAAGATCCTCAGCGGCGGCCGCGAACAGCAGCAGGATCTCAGCCAGGATCGCGAACGCTTCACGCGGGAAGTGGATACCTTCCACCGCGACCCGGAAGCCTGGCGCCGCAGCCACCCCTACGACGACCGCGAGAAACGCCACCGCTACGACGACGACTACAACTACCGCAAAAAGAAGAAGGGCGGCTTCGACCTGTTCGACATCTTCGACTGA
- a CDS encoding S9 family peptidase, with product MFRAVLGFCALTLAAVSPLVAAAQQAKPPVLAYARLPAIQMAEISPDGARLAYIGGTADDRVIFITPIDGGAPVTIRPGTVNVKSVRWAGSRHVLIGIAMYDNDADYAAGLKTAYTFRRDLLVDAATGDVRGQVLAEANWTRLALDIPVLATIDGDKPYIIVQGLDLASDLSSGNSLTVLKKKGDDIVPALWKVDLTTGKGRMLERAGRLTRSFETDLTGESRVRWDYDDTRKAETMLARGKGAAAWKAVDRGDGSNFDYQGYSDPDDALIVRITDKAGSRLVKRSLSGGPDVELVPGLDAAHARVLWDLDRSVPVAVSVGGDERSKVQWLDPALAAVHARLGKALAGKSVSLASWSRDRTRLVVMAEADDSPPVWYLYDTRTKQASLIAESYPELAGAAFAKTRWITYPAKDGLTIPAYLTLPPARADGKKPPLIVLPHGGPASRDTWGFDWMVQFLASRGYAVLQPQFRGSAGFGDAFERAGYGEWGGKMQTDLLDGVAATAAHGVDSARTCIVGLSYGGYAAMSGAVFHPEVYRCAVSVSGVSDLPLWIGATRRAYGEDSYALAYWRAAIGDPRVSSSAMIEASPVRRLGAGSSPILLMHGDLDTTVPLEQSRTMERRLKELGQSTPLIILEGDDHDLSKSRSRIKFLSETEAFLGKHLPVAP from the coding sequence ATGTTTCGCGCCGTCCTGGGCTTTTGCGCCCTGACTCTGGCTGCCGTGTCGCCGCTGGTCGCCGCGGCCCAGCAGGCCAAGCCGCCCGTGCTGGCCTACGCCCGCCTGCCGGCCATCCAGATGGCGGAAATCTCGCCCGATGGCGCGCGCCTGGCCTACATCGGCGGTACGGCCGACGACCGGGTGATCTTCATCACCCCCATCGACGGCGGCGCGCCGGTGACCATCCGGCCTGGCACGGTCAACGTCAAAAGCGTCCGCTGGGCGGGCAGCAGGCACGTCCTCATCGGCATTGCGATGTACGACAATGATGCCGACTACGCCGCCGGCCTGAAGACCGCCTACACCTTCCGCCGCGACCTGCTGGTCGACGCGGCGACCGGCGACGTCAGGGGTCAGGTGCTGGCCGAGGCCAACTGGACCCGACTGGCGCTCGACATCCCGGTGCTGGCCACCATCGATGGCGACAAGCCCTACATCATCGTCCAGGGCCTCGACCTGGCCTCCGACCTCAGCTCGGGCAACAGCCTGACCGTCCTCAAGAAGAAGGGCGACGACATCGTCCCCGCCCTCTGGAAGGTCGACCTGACCACCGGCAAGGGCCGCATGCTGGAACGCGCCGGCCGCCTGACCCGCTCCTTCGAGACCGACCTCACCGGCGAGTCCCGTGTCCGCTGGGACTATGACGATACCCGCAAGGCCGAAACCATGCTGGCCCGGGGGAAGGGCGCGGCCGCCTGGAAGGCGGTCGATCGCGGAGACGGCTCGAATTTCGACTACCAGGGCTATTCCGATCCCGACGACGCCCTGATTGTCCGGATCACCGACAAGGCCGGCTCGCGCCTGGTCAAGCGGTCTCTGAGCGGCGGGCCCGATGTCGAACTCGTGCCGGGTCTCGACGCCGCCCATGCGCGGGTCCTCTGGGATCTGGACCGCTCCGTGCCAGTCGCCGTGTCGGTCGGCGGTGACGAGCGCTCGAAGGTCCAGTGGCTGGATCCCGCTCTCGCCGCCGTGCACGCCCGTCTCGGCAAGGCCCTGGCCGGCAAGTCGGTGTCGCTGGCCAGCTGGAGCCGCGACCGCACCCGCCTGGTGGTCATGGCCGAGGCCGACGACAGCCCGCCGGTCTGGTACCTCTATGATACCAGGACCAAACAGGCCTCGCTGATCGCCGAGTCCTATCCGGAACTGGCCGGCGCCGCCTTCGCCAAGACCCGCTGGATCACCTACCCGGCCAAGGATGGTCTGACGATCCCCGCCTACCTGACCTTGCCGCCGGCCAGGGCCGATGGGAAAAAGCCGCCGCTGATCGTGCTGCCGCATGGCGGCCCGGCCTCGCGCGACACCTGGGGTTTCGACTGGATGGTGCAGTTCCTGGCCTCGCGCGGCTATGCGGTGCTGCAGCCGCAGTTCCGTGGCTCCGCCGGCTTCGGCGACGCCTTCGAGCGGGCCGGCTACGGCGAATGGGGCGGCAAGATGCAGACCGATCTGCTCGACGGGGTGGCCGCCACCGCCGCCCACGGGGTCGATTCCGCCCGGACCTGCATCGTCGGCCTTAGCTATGGCGGCTACGCGGCCATGTCCGGCGCGGTTTTCCATCCCGAGGTCTACCGCTGCGCCGTCTCGGTCAGCGGCGTTTCCGACCTGCCGCTGTGGATCGGTGCTACCCGCCGCGCCTATGGCGAGGATTCCTACGCCCTGGCCTACTGGCGCGCCGCCATCGGTGATCCACGCGTCTCCAGCTCGGCGATGATCGAGGCCTCGCCGGTCCGTCGCCTTGGGGCGGGGTCCAGTCCGATTCTCCTGATGCACGGCGATCTCGACACCACCGTGCCGCTGGAGCAGTCGCGGACCATGGAGCGGCGTCTCAAGGAGCTGGGCCAGTCCACGCCCCTGATCATCCTCGAAGGCGATGACCACGACCTGTCGAAGTCCAGGAGCCGCATCAAATTCCTAAGCGAGACCGAGGCCTTCCTCGGCAAGCACCTGCCCGTCGCGCCGTGA
- the rpsL gene encoding 30S ribosomal protein S12, whose product MPTVNQLIRKPRQPKPVRNKVPALKGCPQRRGVCTRVYTTTPKKPNSALRKVAKVRLTTGVEAVCYIPGEGHNLQEHSVVLIRGGRVKDLPGVRYHILRGVLDTQGVKDRKQRRSHYGAKRPK is encoded by the coding sequence ATGCCTACAGTCAACCAGCTGATCCGTAAGCCGCGGCAACCCAAGCCCGTGCGCAACAAGGTTCCCGCCCTCAAGGGCTGCCCCCAGCGCCGTGGTGTTTGCACCCGCGTCTACACCACCACCCCCAAGAAGCCGAACTCGGCTCTGCGGAAGGTGGCCAAGGTCCGCCTGACCACCGGCGTCGAAGCCGTGTGCTACATCCCCGGTGAAGGTCACAACCTTCAGGAGCACAGCGTTGTGCTCATCCGCGGCGGCCGCGTGAAGGACCTTCCCGGCGTTCGCTACCACATCCTGCGTGGCGTCCTCGATACCCAAGGGGTCAAGGACCGTAAGCAGCGCCGTTCGCACTACGGCGCCAAGCGCCCGAAGTAA
- the rpsG gene encoding 30S ribosomal protein S7: MSRRRRAEKRQVLPDPKFGDLVVTKFMNYVMYEGKKAVAENIIYGAFDILEAKRKDQGPLETFHGALDNVAPAIEVRSRRVGGATYQVPVEVRPDRRRALAIRWLVTAARKRGENTMTEKLAGELLDASNNRGTAVKKREDTHKMAEANRAFSHYRW; the protein is encoded by the coding sequence ATGTCCCGTCGTCGTCGCGCAGAGAAGCGCCAGGTGCTGCCGGATCCCAAGTTCGGGGATCTCGTTGTCACCAAATTCATGAACTACGTCATGTACGAAGGCAAAAAAGCCGTCGCCGAGAACATCATCTACGGCGCCTTCGACATTCTGGAAGCCAAGCGCAAGGACCAGGGTCCCCTGGAAACCTTCCACGGCGCCCTCGACAACGTCGCCCCGGCGATCGAAGTCCGTTCGCGCCGCGTCGGCGGCGCCACCTACCAGGTGCCGGTCGAGGTCCGTCCGGACCGTCGTCGTGCGCTCGCCATCCGCTGGCTGGTCACCGCCGCGCGCAAGCGTGGTGAGAACACCATGACCGAAAAGCTGGCCGGTGAGCTGCTGGACGCTTCGAACAACCGCGGCACCGCGGTCAAGAAGCGCGAAGACACGCACAAGATGGCCGAAGCCAACCGGGCATTCTCGCACTACCGCTGGTAA
- the fusA gene encoding elongation factor G codes for MARASKIEDYRNFGIMAHIDAGKTTTTERILYYTGKNHKIGEVHDGAATMDWMDQEQERGITITSAATTAFWNDKRLNIIDTPGHVDFTIEVERSLRVLDGAVTVLDGNAGVEPQTETVWRQADKYRVPRIVFVNKMDKMGADFNKSVESIRDRLGAKAVPIQLPIGSESSLRGLVDLVRMKAVVWDADTIGATFHDEEIPADMKDEAEAARHYMIENAVELDDEAMEAYLGGEEPSIDIIKKCIRKAVLTGAFYPILCGSAFKNKGVQPLLDAVVDYLPSPVDIPPTKGIDFRTEEEIVRKASDDEPLAVLAFKIMDDPFVGSLTFCRIYSGKLETGMGLLNSTRDRKERVGRMLLMHSNNREDIKEAYAGDIVALAGLKDTRTGDTLCDPNKSPVILERMEFPAPVIEIAVEPKSKADQEKLGVALAKLASEDPSFTVSTDHESGQTILKGMGELHLDIKIDILKRTYKVEANIGAPQVAYRESLGRKAEIDYTHKKQTGGTGQFARIKLTFEPGEPGSGFVFESAIVGGNVPKEYIPGVQKGLESSKENGLLAGFPLIDFKATLTDGAYHDVDSSVLAFEIAARAAFKELREKGAPKLLEPIMAVEVVTPEDYLGSVIGDLNSRRGMIQGQDTRGNAIVVNAFVPLANMFGYVNTLRGMSQGRAAFTMQYDHYDPVPQHVADEVIKKYA; via the coding sequence ATGGCCCGCGCCAGCAAGATTGAAGACTACCGCAACTTCGGAATCATGGCCCACATCGATGCGGGCAAGACGACGACGACCGAGCGGATTCTGTACTACACCGGTAAGAACCACAAGATCGGTGAAGTCCACGATGGCGCGGCCACCATGGACTGGATGGACCAGGAGCAGGAGCGTGGCATCACGATCACCTCCGCCGCGACCACCGCGTTCTGGAACGACAAGCGCCTGAACATCATCGACACCCCCGGGCACGTCGACTTCACCATCGAGGTGGAGCGTTCCTTGCGCGTCCTCGACGGCGCGGTCACCGTTCTCGACGGCAACGCCGGTGTCGAGCCGCAGACCGAAACCGTCTGGCGCCAGGCCGACAAGTACCGCGTGCCGCGCATCGTGTTCGTCAACAAAATGGACAAGATGGGCGCCGACTTCAACAAGTCGGTCGAGAGCATCCGCGACCGCCTGGGCGCCAAGGCCGTGCCGATCCAGCTGCCGATCGGTTCGGAGTCGTCGCTGCGTGGCCTGGTCGACCTGGTCCGCATGAAGGCCGTCGTCTGGGATGCCGACACCATCGGCGCCACCTTCCACGACGAGGAAATCCCGGCCGACATGAAGGACGAGGCTGAAGCCGCCCGTCACTACATGATCGAGAACGCCGTCGAGCTCGACGACGAAGCCATGGAAGCCTACCTCGGCGGCGAAGAGCCCTCGATCGACATCATCAAGAAGTGCATCCGCAAGGCCGTGCTGACCGGCGCCTTCTACCCGATCCTCTGCGGCTCGGCCTTCAAGAACAAGGGCGTCCAGCCCCTGCTCGACGCGGTCGTCGACTACCTGCCCTCGCCGGTGGACATCCCGCCGACCAAGGGCATCGACTTCCGCACCGAGGAAGAAATCGTCCGCAAGGCTTCGGACGATGAGCCCCTCGCCGTGCTCGCCTTCAAGATCATGGACGACCCCTTCGTCGGGTCGCTGACCTTCTGCCGCATCTACTCGGGCAAGCTGGAAACCGGCATGGGCCTGCTGAACTCGACCCGCGACCGCAAGGAACGCGTCGGGCGCATGCTGCTCATGCACTCCAACAACCGCGAGGACATCAAGGAAGCCTACGCCGGCGACATCGTCGCCCTGGCCGGCCTGAAGGACACCCGCACCGGCGACACCCTGTGCGATCCGAACAAGTCGCCGGTCATCCTCGAGCGCATGGAATTCCCGGCCCCGGTCATCGAGATCGCGGTTGAGCCGAAGTCCAAGGCCGACCAGGAAAAGCTGGGCGTCGCCCTGGCCAAGCTGGCGTCGGAAGATCCGTCCTTCACCGTCTCGACCGACCACGAGTCGGGCCAGACGATCCTGAAGGGCATGGGCGAGCTGCACCTCGACATCAAGATCGACATCCTGAAGCGGACCTACAAGGTCGAAGCCAACATCGGCGCGCCGCAGGTTGCCTATCGTGAAAGCCTGGGTCGCAAGGCCGAGATCGACTACACCCACAAGAAGCAGACCGGCGGTACGGGCCAGTTCGCCCGCATCAAGCTGACCTTCGAACCGGGTGAACCCGGCTCGGGCTTCGTCTTCGAAAGCGCCATCGTCGGCGGTAACGTGCCGAAGGAATACATCCCCGGCGTCCAGAAGGGCCTCGAGTCCTCCAAGGAAAACGGCCTGCTGGCCGGCTTCCCGCTGATCGACTTCAAGGCCACCCTGACCGACGGCGCCTACCACGACGTCGACTCCTCGGTCCTGGCCTTCGAAATCGCCGCCCGCGCCGCCTTCAAGGAGCTCCGTGAAAAGGGCGCCCCGAAGCTGCTCGAGCCGATCATGGCCGTCGAAGTCGTGACCCCGGAAGACTACCTGGGCTCGGTCATCGGCGATCTGAACAGCCGTCGTGGCATGATCCAGGGCCAGGACACGCGCGGCAACGCGATCGTCGTCAACGCCTTCGTGCCGCTGGCCAACATGTTCGGCTATGTGAACACCCTCCGCGGGATGTCGCAGGGCCGCGCCGCCTTCACCATGCAGTACGACCACTACGATCCGGTGCCGCAACACGTCGCCGACGAAGTGATCAAGAAGTACGCCTAA
- the tuf gene encoding elongation factor Tu — MAKEKFERNKPHCNIGTIGHVDHGKTTLTAAITMVLAKTSGGVAKSYADIDAAPEEKARGITINTAHVEYETANRHYAHVDCPGHADYVKNMITGAAQMDGAILVVSAADGPMPQTREHILLARQVGVPALVVFMNKVDMVDDEELLELVEMEVRELLSSYQFPGDDIPITKGSALAAVEGKTPAIGEEAILKLMQSVDDYIPQPARPLDLPFLMPVEDVFSISGRGTVVTGRVEKGIVKVGEEVEIVGIRPVQKTTCTGVEMFRKLLDQGQAGDNVGVLLRGTKREDVERGQVLCKPGSITPHTKFVAEAYILTKEEGGRHTPFFTNYRPQFYFRTTDVTGIIKLREGVEMIMPGDNAELDVELITPIAMDQGLRFAIREGGRTVGAGVVSKIVE; from the coding sequence ATGGCTAAAGAAAAGTTCGAACGTAACAAGCCGCATTGCAACATCGGCACCATCGGTCACGTTGACCATGGCAAGACGACGCTGACGGCCGCGATCACCATGGTGCTGGCCAAGACCAGCGGCGGTGTTGCGAAATCCTACGCCGACATCGACGCGGCGCCGGAAGAAAAGGCCCGCGGCATCACCATCAACACCGCGCACGTGGAATACGAGACGGCCAACCGTCACTACGCCCACGTCGACTGCCCCGGCCACGCCGACTATGTGAAGAACATGATCACCGGCGCCGCCCAGATGGACGGCGCGATCCTGGTCGTCTCGGCCGCCGACGGCCCGATGCCCCAGACCCGCGAGCACATCCTGCTCGCCCGTCAGGTCGGCGTTCCGGCCCTGGTCGTGTTCATGAACAAGGTCGACATGGTCGACGACGAAGAGCTGCTCGAGCTGGTCGAGATGGAAGTACGTGAACTTCTGTCGTCCTACCAGTTCCCGGGCGACGACATCCCGATCACCAAGGGTTCGGCCCTGGCCGCCGTCGAAGGCAAGACCCCGGCGATCGGCGAGGAAGCCATCCTGAAGCTGATGCAGTCGGTCGACGACTACATCCCGCAGCCGGCCCGTCCGCTGGACCTGCCCTTCCTGATGCCGGTCGAAGACGTGTTCTCGATCTCGGGCCGCGGCACCGTGGTCACCGGCCGCGTCGAAAAGGGCATCGTCAAGGTCGGTGAGGAAGTCGAGATCGTCGGCATCCGTCCGGTCCAGAAGACGACCTGCACCGGCGTCGAGATGTTCCGCAAGCTGCTCGACCAAGGGCAAGCGGGCGACAACGTCGGCGTTCTGCTGCGCGGCACCAAGCGTGAAGACGTCGAGCGTGGTCAGGTTCTCTGCAAGCCGGGCTCGATCACCCCGCACACCAAGTTCGTGGCCGAAGCCTACATCCTGACCAAGGAAGAGGGCGGCCGTCACACCCCGTTCTTCACCAACTACCGTCCGCAGTTCTACTTCCGGACCACGGACGTGACCGGGATCATCAAGCTGCGCGAAGGCGTGGAAATGATCATGCCGGGCGACAACGCCGAGCTGGACGTCGAGCTGATCACCCCGATCGCCATGGACCAGGGCCTGCGCTTCGCCATCCGCGAAGGCGGCCGCACCGTCGGCGCCGGCGTCGTGTCGAAGATCGTCGAGTAG
- a CDS encoding DUF2254 domain-containing protein has translation MKSIFLQLADDLKVSYWFLPSIMALTAVCLAGGMIFVDTHAGSAWMDGLPWLYAARPDGARQVLSVISGSMITVAGTVFSVTIAAVVYASGQYGPRLLSNFMSDRGNQVTLGTFIATFVYCLLILRTIRSAAEAGAGFVPNLALLVGVVLALCSIGVLIFFIHHVPRQLHINSVVEGVGSMLLGELDARFPRFIGAPPPQDDASAEEAAVPATFRQGATAADGANRTLVASTGTGYLQVIDDETLLRLASERDLVLRLQYQPGDFVHVGRVLVEVWPPHRCDEEAAASISGAFAVGSRRTSLQDIRFLIDELVEIAGRALSPGVNDPFTAVTCLDWLAAAFSDLAARELPSHLRADDEGALRVITHPVTFDSFMERGFGALAQYCSGDMVAALGFLRALGEVSLGCDDAERLALIGGYAERMDVLAREKLVGFNRDRVVQRAGELRRSLAEPDYKRRLRDSSAWLGGTA, from the coding sequence ATGAAGTCGATTTTTCTGCAGTTGGCCGACGATCTCAAGGTCAGCTACTGGTTCCTGCCATCGATCATGGCGCTGACCGCCGTCTGCCTGGCCGGCGGCATGATCTTCGTCGACACTCACGCGGGTTCCGCCTGGATGGACGGCCTGCCCTGGTTATATGCGGCGCGGCCAGACGGCGCGCGCCAGGTGCTTTCCGTCATCAGCGGCTCGATGATCACTGTCGCGGGCACGGTGTTTTCCGTGACCATCGCCGCCGTCGTCTACGCGTCCGGGCAGTACGGTCCGCGCCTTCTCAGCAACTTCATGAGCGACCGCGGCAACCAGGTCACCCTGGGCACCTTCATCGCGACGTTCGTCTACTGCCTGCTGATCCTCAGAACCATACGGTCGGCGGCCGAAGCCGGCGCCGGCTTCGTGCCGAACCTCGCCCTCCTTGTCGGCGTCGTCCTCGCCCTCTGTTCGATCGGCGTGCTGATCTTCTTCATTCACCACGTGCCACGCCAACTGCACATCAACAGTGTCGTCGAGGGGGTCGGGTCGATGCTGCTGGGCGAACTCGATGCGAGATTTCCCCGCTTCATCGGCGCGCCGCCCCCGCAGGATGACGCCAGCGCCGAGGAGGCCGCCGTACCCGCCACCTTCCGGCAGGGCGCGACCGCCGCCGACGGCGCCAACCGCACGCTCGTTGCCTCAACAGGCACCGGCTATCTGCAGGTGATAGACGATGAGACGTTGCTGAGACTCGCCAGCGAACGCGACCTGGTCCTGCGGCTGCAGTACCAGCCAGGCGATTTCGTCCATGTGGGCCGGGTTCTCGTAGAGGTCTGGCCGCCCCATCGATGTGACGAAGAGGCAGCGGCATCCATCAGCGGCGCATTCGCCGTAGGGTCCCGACGCACCTCATTGCAAGACATCCGGTTTCTTATCGACGAACTGGTCGAGATCGCCGGCCGAGCCCTGTCCCCGGGGGTCAACGATCCGTTCACGGCGGTCACCTGCCTGGACTGGCTGGCGGCGGCTTTCTCGGATCTGGCGGCCCGTGAGCTGCCTTCGCATTTGCGGGCGGACGATGAGGGGGCCCTTCGCGTCATCACCCATCCTGTCACCTTTGACAGTTTCATGGAGCGAGGCTTCGGAGCCCTGGCGCAATACTGTTCGGGCGACATGGTGGCGGCGCTCGGATTCCTCCGGGCGCTGGGAGAGGTGTCCCTGGGGTGCGATGACGCCGAAAGGCTGGCGCTGATCGGCGGCTATGCGGAGCGGATGGACGTCCTGGCCCGGGAGAAGCTGGTCGGATTCAATCGGGATCGGGTCGTGCAGCGGGCCGGCGAATTGCGCCGAAGCCTGGCGGAGCCCGACTACAAACGGCGATTGAGGGACAGCAGCGCCTGGCTTGGCGGAACGGCCTGA
- a CDS encoding membrane-bound PQQ-dependent dehydrogenase, glucose/quinate/shikimate family — MTDTQLETGGTGLWVARAIGGLFGLIGLVLSVGGLWLLIVGGSAYYALAGVALVAAGIFIARRSPLGLWIYTATYVATVLWALWEVGLNGWALVPRLVGPTVLMALALAISPFLLRGRMRSLAPLGGLASLVVLCLVLGIAVGVNAGFDVRPLPQTGAQAAQLSPMETGDDWPAYGGGQSARRYSPLAQITPDNVGKLKRFWVAHTRDLPKDLGDNKYGAETTPIKVGDSIYLCSAKNILISLDAATGREKWRFDPKVPDAWIPYTAACRGVTYFDSRAAAPPADSIKASAGQATAAQTGAKACTTRIIEGTLDGRLIAVDAVDGRPCADFGRNGQVDIKQGMGPVVPGMVAITSPPVLVRGVLVTGQQVLDGQKNDAPSGVIQGFDAVTGKLRWAWDLGRPDRTGAPAPDETYTRGTPNMWTTAAADEALGYVYLPMGNSAVDYWSSDRSPAENDYASALVAVDVTTGKAVWRFQTVRKDVWDYDLGSQPSLVDFPTPAGPVPALVLTSKVGDIYILDRRTGAPLSKVAEMRAPQGGVEPAQRSPTQPVSAFNTLRMPDLRERDMWGMSPIDQMICRIQFRMASYKGVYTPPTSDRRWVEYPGYNGGSDWGSLAVDPRRGVIVANYNDMPNYNRLVPRAVADKKGWTPRGQARGGDLKGGAEGAGDPQAGTPYAIDVNAGWRMPFTQMLCKQPPYGGIRAIDLATGQTLWDRPLGDARRNGPFGIPSMMPITIGTPNNGGPLVTAGGLIFVAATTDNVFRAIDIRTGKTVWEDTLPAGGQATPMTYTANGRQYVVLMAGGHHFMQTPVGDQLIAYALPGS, encoded by the coding sequence ATGACTGACACACAACTCGAAACCGGCGGAACAGGCCTGTGGGTAGCGAGAGCTATTGGCGGCCTGTTCGGCCTTATCGGTTTGGTGCTGTCGGTGGGCGGCCTCTGGCTGCTGATCGTTGGCGGGTCCGCCTACTACGCCCTCGCGGGCGTGGCGCTGGTCGCGGCGGGCATATTCATCGCCAGGCGGAGCCCCCTGGGGCTCTGGATCTACACCGCGACCTATGTGGCGACGGTGCTCTGGGCGTTGTGGGAGGTGGGGCTGAATGGCTGGGCGCTCGTTCCGCGGCTTGTCGGTCCGACCGTCCTCATGGCTCTGGCGCTGGCGATCTCGCCCTTCCTGCTGCGGGGCAGGATGCGATCGCTGGCGCCGCTCGGCGGGCTGGCGTCGCTCGTGGTTCTCTGCCTGGTGCTGGGCATCGCCGTTGGCGTCAACGCGGGCTTCGATGTTCGTCCGCTGCCCCAGACCGGTGCGCAGGCCGCGCAACTGTCCCCGATGGAGACAGGAGACGACTGGCCGGCCTATGGCGGCGGCCAAAGCGCGCGGCGCTATTCGCCGCTGGCTCAGATCACCCCGGACAATGTCGGCAAGCTGAAGCGGTTCTGGGTCGCCCATACCCGCGACCTGCCCAAGGACCTGGGCGACAACAAGTACGGGGCGGAGACGACGCCGATCAAGGTCGGCGACTCGATCTACCTGTGCTCGGCCAAGAACATCCTGATCTCGCTCGACGCGGCGACCGGTCGCGAAAAATGGCGCTTCGATCCCAAGGTGCCCGACGCCTGGATTCCCTACACCGCCGCCTGCAGGGGCGTGACCTATTTCGACAGTCGCGCCGCGGCGCCTCCGGCTGACAGCATCAAGGCCTCGGCCGGCCAGGCGACCGCAGCCCAAACCGGCGCGAAGGCCTGCACGACCCGGATCATCGAGGGAACGCTGGACGGCAGGCTGATCGCCGTCGATGCCGTCGATGGTCGGCCCTGCGCGGATTTCGGCCGCAACGGCCAGGTCGATATCAAGCAGGGCATGGGCCCTGTCGTGCCCGGCATGGTGGCCATCACCTCGCCCCCGGTGCTGGTTCGCGGTGTGCTGGTCACCGGCCAGCAGGTCCTCGATGGCCAGAAGAACGACGCGCCGTCGGGTGTGATCCAGGGGTTTGACGCCGTTACCGGCAAGCTGCGCTGGGCCTGGGACCTGGGCCGGCCGGACCGCACCGGCGCCCCCGCCCCCGATGAAACCTATACGCGCGGCACGCCCAACATGTGGACCACGGCGGCCGCCGATGAGGCCCTGGGCTACGTCTACCTGCCGATGGGCAACTCCGCCGTCGACTACTGGAGCAGTGATCGCTCCCCGGCGGAGAACGACTACGCCAGCGCCCTGGTGGCGGTCGATGTCACGACCGGGAAGGCCGTCTGGCGCTTTCAGACTGTCCGCAAGGACGTCTGGGACTACGATCTCGGCTCCCAGCCGTCCCTCGTCGATTTCCCGACCCCGGCCGGGCCGGTCCCTGCCCTGGTGCTGACCAGCAAGGTCGGGGACATCTACATCCTGGACCGTCGCACGGGGGCTCCGCTCAGCAAGGTGGCGGAGATGCGCGCGCCGCAGGGCGGCGTCGAACCTGCCCAGCGTTCGCCGACCCAGCCGGTGTCGGCTTTCAATACGCTTCGCATGCCCGACCTGCGGGAGCGCGACATGTGGGGCATGTCGCCGATCGACCAGATGATCTGCCGCATCCAGTTCCGGATGGCGTCCTACAAGGGGGTCTACACGCCCCCGACCTCCGACCGCCGCTGGGTGGAATACCCGGGCTACAACGGCGGTTCGGACTGGGGCAGCCTGGCGGTCGATCCGCGGCGTGGAGTGATCGTCGCCAACTACAATGACATGCCCAACTACAACCGGCTGGTCCCGCGCGCGGTCGCGGACAAGAAGGGCTGGACGCCTCGTGGCCAGGCGCGCGGCGGCGATCTGAAGGGCGGTGCGGAAGGGGCCGGCGATCCGCAGGCCGGAACGCCCTACGCCATCGACGTCAATGCCGGCTGGCGCATGCCGTTTACCCAGATGCTGTGCAAGCAGCCCCCTTACGGCGGGATCCGCGCCATCGATCTGGCCACTGGCCAGACCCTTTGGGACCGGCCCCTGGGCGATGCCCGCCGCAACGGTCCGTTCGGGATCCCCTCGATGATGCCCATCACCATCGGCACGCCGAACAACGGGGGCCCCCTGGTCACCGCGGGCGGACTGATCTTCGTCGCGGCGACGACGGACAATGTCTTCCGCGCCATCGACATTCGGACCGGCAAGACCGTCTGGGAGGATACGCTGCCGGCGGGCGGGCAGGCCACGCCGATGACCTACACGGCCAATGGCCGCCAGTACGTCGTCCTCATGGCGGGCGGGCACCATTTCATGCAGACGCCCGTCGGTGACCAGCTCATCGCCTACGCCCTGCCGGGGTCATGA
- a CDS encoding CAP family protein produces the protein MISLTLRRLVPLLVLAPAPAFAQDDFQSRVLAAHNAVRAQVGTPPLQWNSRLAADARAWADTLARKGRLQHDDQRSQGENLWMGTANFFSIEEMVGAWAEERADYRHGKFPDVAKKGRPVGHYTQMVWRTTREVGCATARTADEEVLVCRYSPPGNWIGQTAY, from the coding sequence ATGATATCCCTCACCCTGCGTCGCCTTGTCCCGCTGCTGGTCCTCGCGCCCGCCCCGGCCTTCGCGCAGGACGATTTCCAGAGCCGCGTGCTGGCCGCCCACAACGCCGTGCGGGCGCAGGTCGGGACGCCGCCGCTCCAGTGGAACAGCCGTCTCGCCGCCGACGCCCGGGCCTGGGCCGACACCCTCGCCCGCAAGGGCCGGCTGCAGCATGACGACCAGCGGTCGCAGGGCGAGAACCTGTGGATGGGCACGGCCAACTTCTTTTCGATCGAGGAAATGGTCGGGGCCTGGGCCGAGGAACGGGCCGACTATCGGCATGGGAAATTCCCCGATGTCGCCAAAAAGGGCAGGCCGGTGGGGCACTACACCCAGATGGTCTGGCGCACGACCCGGGAGGTCGGCTGCGCCACCGCCCGCACCGCCGACGAGGAGGTTCTCGTCTGCCGCTACAGCCCGCCAGGCAACTGGATCGGCCAGACCGCGTACTAG